A single genomic interval of Romboutsia ilealis harbors:
- the aroF gene encoding 3-deoxy-7-phosphoheptulonate synthase, protein MKKNLFDRNLKIEINTDNKRLTLKEDKIIIAGPCAIESYDQLLKTAEFVKSKGANILRGGAYKPRTSPNSFQGLKDEGLEILKAVKKETGMAVITELMDIRELDKLYEVTDIIQIGSRNMQNFNLLTEVGKQDKPIMLKRGLSATIGEWIGAAEYIAVEGNSKIIMCERGIRTYNDYTRNTLDLAAVPIIQKETGLPVVVDPSHGTGVRYLIKPMSIGAFAVGADGIMVEVHPEPENALSDGMQSLNFSEFEDLMNYIK, encoded by the coding sequence ATGAAAAAAAACCTATTTGATAGAAATTTAAAAATAGAAATTAATACAGATAATAAAAGATTAACATTAAAAGAAGATAAAATTATAATTGCAGGACCTTGCGCTATTGAAAGTTACGACCAATTACTTAAAACTGCAGAGTTTGTAAAAAGTAAAGGAGCAAACATATTAAGAGGTGGCGCATACAAGCCAAGAACATCTCCAAATTCTTTCCAAGGATTAAAAGACGAAGGTCTTGAAATACTAAAAGCAGTAAAAAAAGAAACAGGTATGGCTGTTATAACAGAGCTAATGGATATAAGAGAGCTTGATAAATTATATGAGGTTACAGATATAATTCAAATAGGTTCTAGAAATATGCAAAACTTTAATTTATTAACAGAAGTTGGAAAACAAGATAAACCTATTATGCTAAAAAGAGGTCTGTCTGCGACTATAGGTGAATGGATAGGTGCTGCTGAGTATATAGCTGTAGAAGGAAATAGCAAAATTATAATGTGTGAAAGAGGTATAAGAACATATAATGATTACACAAGAAATACATTAGATTTGGCTGCAGTACCTATTATACAAAAAGAAACTGGGCTTCCTGTAGTAGTTGATCCATCTCACGGTACAGGCGTTAGATACTTAATAAAGCCTATGTCTATTGGTGCATTTGCAGTTGGTGCCGATGGAATTATGGTAGAAGTACATCCTGAACCAGAAAATGCCCTATCAGATGGCATGCAATCGCTTAATTTTAGTGAATTTGAAGATTTAATGAACTATATAAAATAA